In a single window of the Pseudohongiella acticola genome:
- a CDS encoding heavy-metal-associated domain-containing protein, with translation MNTQNFESPTHHRDGCCCASKSSTVDTTGSSVGSHSDIPLQRLQVQGATCGGCVKSIEQTLRTVSGVNDACMDLATGVASVVGMVESSALIEALDRAGFPSTQIN, from the coding sequence ATGAATACACAGAATTTCGAGAGTCCTACCCATCACCGGGACGGCTGTTGCTGCGCCAGCAAGTCATCCACTGTAGATACTACTGGTAGCAGTGTTGGCTCACATAGCGATATCCCCCTACAGCGATTACAGGTGCAAGGCGCCACATGCGGTGGTTGTGTAAAAAGCATTGAGCAAACGCTACGCACTGTTTCCGGCGTAAACGATGCGTGTATGGACCTGGCGACGGGTGTCGCTTCGGTCGTTGGCATGGTCGAGTCTAGCGCTCTGATAGAGGCGTTGGATCGAGCGGGTTTTCCTTCGACCCAAATCAATTAG
- a CDS encoding DUF2933 domain-containing protein yields MATQKPSFWLTPKGLAALGLIAAASYFLLIEHRQHVWQFLPFLILLACPFMHLFMHGGHGGHGGHGDHGQHEDESEHDAYQRGLEEGRRENENRHHH; encoded by the coding sequence ATGGCAACCCAAAAACCATCGTTCTGGTTGACCCCCAAAGGTCTGGCCGCCTTGGGTTTAATTGCAGCGGCAAGCTATTTCCTATTGATTGAGCACCGGCAGCACGTCTGGCAGTTTTTGCCTTTCTTGATTCTCTTAGCCTGTCCGTTTATGCATTTATTTATGCACGGAGGACATGGGGGGCATGGCGGTCATGGTGACCATGGCCAGCACGAGGATGAATCCGAGCACGATGCCTATCAACGTGGTTTGGAAGAAGGCCGCCGAGAAAACGAAAATCGTCACCACCATTAA
- a CDS encoding methyltransferase family protein, with the protein MHGESAYGLWTLVILNSAIFIFFAFSFTKPQTKTDWRSFGAFSAFVIALFTEMYGFPLTIYFLSGWLAEKYPGIDFLSHENGHLLHTLLGFEGSPHWDPLHIASNVLIILGFFLLASAWGVLHKAQQTRSLATTGWYARFRHPQYTAFILIMFGFLLQWPTILTVIMFPVLVVVYVRLAKREERMALKEFGDDYRRYMEVTPAWIPKLNVDKTVSN; encoded by the coding sequence ATGCACGGTGAATCTGCTTACGGCCTTTGGACGCTGGTGATACTCAATTCGGCGATATTTATCTTCTTTGCCTTCAGCTTTACCAAGCCGCAAACCAAAACCGACTGGCGAAGCTTTGGCGCTTTCTCGGCGTTTGTTATTGCCCTATTTACTGAGATGTATGGCTTTCCATTAACCATTTATTTTCTCTCCGGCTGGTTGGCGGAAAAATATCCTGGCATTGATTTTCTGTCCCACGAAAACGGCCACCTGTTGCACACGTTGCTTGGTTTTGAAGGCAGCCCACATTGGGATCCGCTGCATATCGCCAGTAATGTTCTGATCATTTTGGGTTTCTTTTTGCTGGCCTCGGCGTGGGGTGTACTGCACAAGGCGCAGCAGACTCGGTCGCTAGCGACTACCGGCTGGTATGCCCGTTTCCGCCACCCGCAGTACACCGCATTTATCCTGATCATGTTTGGATTTCTGTTGCAGTGGCCGACGATCCTTACCGTGATTATGTTTCCGGTTCTGGTAGTGGTTTACGTGCGACTCGCTAAGCGTGAGGAGCGCATGGCATTGAAGGAATTCGGTGATGACTATCGCCGCTATATGGAAGTCACGCCGGCATGGATTCCGAAATTAAACGTCGATAAAACTGTTTCTAACTAA
- a CDS encoding MauE/DoxX family redox-associated membrane protein: protein MSDSKTAELYRMVTEDHVCPYGLKSKHLLKTQGLQVEDHHLKDREEIEAFKAEHDVDTTPQTFIDGARIGGYDELQTYFGKEPTDEDETTYWPVISLFTTTFLMALGAASIAEGQWLSLRTFEWFIAFSMCALAYLKIRDVESFSTMFLNYDLLAQKWVPYGYVYPYGEGIAGVLMIAGVLNFVSIPIALVIGTVGAISVFKAVYIEKRELKCACVGGESNVPLGFISLTENLMMLGMGVWMLVKHSTLG from the coding sequence ATGTCAGACTCCAAGACAGCTGAACTGTACCGAATGGTAACGGAGGACCATGTGTGTCCTTACGGCTTAAAATCGAAACACCTACTGAAAACTCAAGGACTTCAGGTGGAAGACCACCACTTAAAAGACCGGGAAGAAATCGAGGCATTCAAGGCCGAACACGATGTAGATACCACCCCACAGACATTTATCGATGGCGCCCGGATTGGTGGTTATGATGAACTACAGACTTATTTTGGTAAAGAACCCACAGATGAGGACGAAACAACTTATTGGCCTGTTATCAGCCTTTTTACCACTACTTTCCTGATGGCATTGGGAGCAGCTTCGATCGCTGAAGGACAATGGCTGTCCCTACGCACTTTTGAATGGTTCATCGCGTTTTCAATGTGTGCTCTTGCGTATCTAAAGATTCGGGATGTGGAAAGTTTTTCGACCATGTTCCTTAACTATGATCTTCTAGCCCAAAAATGGGTACCGTACGGGTACGTATACCCCTACGGAGAGGGTATTGCCGGCGTGCTTATGATTGCCGGGGTGCTAAACTTTGTTTCGATCCCCATCGCCTTGGTCATAGGCACAGTAGGTGCCATCTCGGTTTTTAAAGCCGTCTATATTGAGAAACGAGAACTCAAATGTGCTTGCGTCGGAGGCGAAAGCAATGTGCCATTGGGTTTTATATCACTCACGGAAAACCTCATGATGCTCGGCATGGGGGTATGGATGCTTGTCAAGCATAGCACTCTAGGATAG
- a CDS encoding heavy metal translocating P-type ATPase produces the protein MDHPTAFPSSKSVNSPKSKFVQLIVPGMGSNHCAGLITTSVERLPGIISLTTNIANHRVQVEFDAKLTSDNQIRSAIEKAGYDVDSITSIPSRKIGEAVFMVPGMGSDHCAGLVSSSVKRLAGITDTSTNIANHKVTVRFDVATVDAERIKVAIEKAGYEVAGVSESRAQADTAVDEAVEERYLDQAWKRLWFAAIPTTLIMVLMMVHMLWVPVSGYLAWVALLGFPVVFLRGGWATHRSSWRSLTNRTANMDVLISMGSLPPYLIGLVGFVYPMTSFIEMAATIMTFHMLGRYLETRAKGRASQAIKKLLKLGAKTASVLRDGQEVEVPVAELQVGDIMVVRPGAKVPTDGEIVEGSSHLDESIATGESVPVEKGPGDGVIGATINKEGMLQVRATRVGADTFLSQVVGLVEQAQGSKVPIQEFADKLTAKFVPGVIVISLTSLVVWVLFAEPLRPILYWGAEFLPWVNPELSPLMLGVLAAISVLVIACPCALGLATPTAIMVGSGLGAESGVLIRSGEAIQSLKDIKAVVLDKTGTITKGEPALTDVIATADFNEADVLRFAASVEAGSEHPLGQSIVEGAREKNLEVPTVRDFRAITARGVEGRVDDQLIRVGSRRLLNEADIELSDLEEALVRLEKEGKTAMLVAVGHRAAGIVAVADTIKEDSKAAIAALHQLGIHTVMITGDNERTARHVADQVGIDEVLAGVLPEGKVDAIKKLQDKYGQLVAMVGDGINDAPALKQANVGIAIGAGADVAIEAADVTLVKGELSKVVEAIRLSRATFRKIVENLFWAWFYNLAAIPIAAVGLLHPMIGVIAMTISSLSVIGNSLRLKRVKLNVDK, from the coding sequence ATGGATCACCCCACAGCTTTTCCCTCGTCGAAATCAGTCAACAGCCCGAAAAGTAAGTTCGTTCAACTGATAGTGCCAGGCATGGGGAGTAACCACTGCGCTGGTCTGATCACCACTTCGGTTGAGCGGCTGCCGGGTATCATCAGCCTCACCACCAATATTGCCAATCACCGTGTCCAGGTTGAATTCGACGCCAAGCTGACCAGCGACAACCAGATCCGCAGCGCCATTGAAAAAGCTGGCTACGACGTGGATAGTATAACATCCATACCCTCCAGAAAAATCGGCGAAGCCGTATTCATGGTACCAGGCATGGGTAGCGATCACTGTGCTGGGCTTGTTTCCAGCTCCGTCAAGCGCCTTGCTGGCATTACTGATACTTCCACCAATATTGCCAATCACAAGGTGACGGTTCGTTTTGATGTGGCAACGGTGGATGCGGAAAGGATCAAAGTTGCCATTGAGAAGGCGGGATACGAAGTGGCAGGCGTTAGTGAAAGCCGGGCCCAAGCGGACACAGCAGTGGACGAAGCTGTAGAGGAGCGCTACCTCGACCAGGCATGGAAGCGCCTGTGGTTCGCCGCCATACCCACCACCCTGATCATGGTGCTGATGATGGTACACATGCTCTGGGTGCCGGTGTCAGGCTATCTGGCCTGGGTGGCCCTGCTCGGCTTTCCCGTGGTGTTCCTCCGGGGTGGTTGGGCCACTCACCGCTCATCTTGGCGCTCCCTCACCAACCGCACCGCCAATATGGACGTGCTCATCTCCATGGGCAGCCTGCCACCCTATCTGATTGGACTGGTGGGATTTGTTTATCCCATGACCTCCTTTATTGAGATGGCCGCCACCATCATGACATTCCACATGCTCGGCCGCTACCTTGAAACCCGGGCCAAGGGTAGAGCGTCGCAGGCGATCAAAAAGCTGCTGAAGCTCGGCGCCAAGACCGCCTCTGTGTTGCGGGACGGGCAGGAAGTTGAAGTCCCGGTGGCAGAATTACAAGTGGGAGACATCATGGTGGTCCGGCCCGGCGCCAAGGTACCGACCGACGGCGAAATCGTCGAGGGTAGCAGCCATTTGGATGAATCTATTGCCACCGGGGAGTCAGTGCCGGTGGAAAAAGGGCCCGGCGACGGGGTGATTGGTGCGACCATCAACAAGGAGGGCATGCTTCAGGTGCGGGCCACCCGGGTGGGTGCCGATACCTTCCTGTCACAGGTCGTCGGGTTGGTGGAGCAGGCACAGGGTTCAAAGGTGCCCATACAGGAATTTGCCGACAAACTGACCGCAAAATTTGTCCCGGGAGTTATTGTCATCAGTTTGACGAGCCTTGTGGTGTGGGTGCTGTTCGCTGAGCCGCTGCGACCAATTCTCTACTGGGGTGCCGAGTTCCTGCCTTGGGTCAACCCAGAGCTTTCGCCCCTAATGTTGGGGGTTTTGGCGGCAATTTCCGTCTTAGTAATCGCCTGTCCTTGTGCCCTGGGGCTGGCCACTCCCACAGCCATCATGGTCGGCTCGGGACTCGGCGCAGAATCCGGTGTTCTGATTCGCTCCGGCGAAGCCATCCAGTCGCTGAAAGATATAAAGGCCGTGGTCCTCGACAAAACAGGCACCATCACCAAAGGCGAACCGGCACTTACCGATGTCATCGCCACCGCCGATTTTAATGAGGCCGATGTACTTAGGTTCGCCGCATCAGTGGAAGCTGGCTCCGAACACCCTTTGGGACAATCGATCGTGGAGGGCGCCAGGGAAAAGAACCTGGAAGTTCCCACCGTGAGGGATTTTCGAGCCATCACTGCCCGTGGTGTGGAAGGCCGGGTCGACGACCAGCTCATTCGCGTCGGCAGCCGCCGGCTTCTCAATGAAGCGGATATCGAGCTGAGCGACCTGGAAGAGGCCCTGGTTCGGTTGGAAAAAGAGGGCAAGACCGCCATGCTGGTGGCCGTCGGACACCGCGCGGCCGGCATTGTCGCCGTGGCCGATACCATAAAGGAAGACTCGAAAGCTGCCATTGCCGCTCTTCACCAGTTGGGCATTCATACCGTCATGATCACCGGGGACAACGAACGCACCGCACGACACGTCGCCGATCAGGTGGGCATCGACGAGGTGCTGGCGGGTGTCTTGCCGGAAGGCAAGGTAGACGCCATCAAAAAGCTGCAGGACAAATATGGCCAGCTGGTGGCCATGGTGGGCGACGGCATCAACGACGCGCCGGCACTCAAACAGGCCAATGTGGGCATCGCCATCGGTGCCGGCGCCGACGTCGCCATCGAAGCGGCGGATGTCACCCTGGTGAAAGGCGAACTGTCCAAGGTGGTGGAAGCCATTCGCCTGTCACGGGCGACCTTCCGCAAGATAGTGGAAAACCTGTTCTGGGCCTGGTTCTACAACCTGGCGGCCATCCCCATTGCCGCCGTGGGCCTGCTCCATCCCATGATCGGGGTGATCGCTATGACCATCAGCTCCCTGTCGGTGATCGGCAATTCTTTGCGCCTCAAGCGGGTAAAACTGAATGTGGATAAATAA
- a CDS encoding MerR family transcriptional regulator produces MKVIEMARRLGVTADTVRFYTRIKILKPGKNKTNGYREYSESDYNRLRFVLSARQLGFSVEDIQEILNHADKKKSPCPTVRRLIEHRLNETEQRFAETQQLRERMQQAAIEWSQKPDKVPTGDMICHLIEEFAQ; encoded by the coding sequence GTGAAAGTTATCGAAATGGCCAGGCGTTTAGGAGTTACGGCCGATACCGTGCGGTTTTATACCCGGATCAAGATTCTGAAACCGGGTAAGAACAAAACCAATGGATATCGGGAATACAGCGAAAGTGATTACAACCGCTTGCGATTCGTGCTAAGTGCACGGCAACTGGGCTTTTCCGTTGAGGATATTCAGGAAATCTTGAACCACGCGGATAAGAAAAAGTCTCCTTGCCCAACCGTGCGCCGCTTGATTGAACACCGCCTGAATGAAACTGAGCAACGGTTCGCGGAGACTCAGCAACTTCGGGAACGCATGCAACAGGCCGCGATCGAGTGGAGCCAAAAGCCGGATAAGGTGCCGACCGGCGATATGATCTGTCACCTAATTGAAGAGTTTGCTCAGTAA
- a CDS encoding DMT family transporter yields the protein MNTYPKFTNVAWMLVVTLLWAICFPFIVTGLPDAPPLLFAALRAFLASGILFAVYMVKRVREPYLFNLQDTGQLGLIGLSYTAMGFGGMFLGAGHLSPGLATVLASTQPLIAAAIAAAWLGETLKTKGIAGLFVGFLGVALLSWSGFGNNNAGFLWGIIWVLMGAFGVAIGNILLKKRGGGSIAAPMAVQLLIGGGILLLASAISGEQWDIRWTFRFTGSLLILSALATAAMVFLWFGLLARAPLNQLNVFSFLTPALGLLIGYLFFDERLQLVQILGIIVIIFGIALMHTSDAVLDPTHKAGLSSPIKPLGS from the coding sequence ATGAATACCTATCCAAAATTTACCAATGTTGCCTGGATGCTAGTGGTTACTCTGCTTTGGGCCATCTGCTTTCCGTTCATCGTGACCGGGCTACCGGATGCCCCACCCTTGCTGTTTGCTGCTTTGCGTGCTTTTCTGGCCAGTGGAATACTTTTTGCGGTGTACATGGTAAAGCGCGTGCGCGAGCCATATCTTTTTAACCTCCAGGACACTGGCCAGTTGGGCCTCATCGGGTTGTCGTACACGGCGATGGGCTTTGGCGGCATGTTTTTAGGGGCCGGTCATCTGTCTCCAGGGCTGGCAACTGTTCTGGCAAGTACGCAGCCATTGATTGCTGCGGCAATCGCCGCCGCTTGGCTGGGGGAAACTTTGAAGACCAAGGGCATAGCCGGGCTGTTCGTCGGTTTTTTGGGCGTCGCCTTGCTTTCTTGGTCCGGATTTGGCAATAACAATGCCGGTTTTTTGTGGGGAATCATCTGGGTTCTTATGGGCGCTTTTGGAGTGGCCATTGGCAACATCCTGTTAAAAAAGCGTGGCGGGGGATCAATTGCCGCACCCATGGCTGTCCAATTGTTAATAGGCGGCGGAATACTTTTGCTTGCATCTGCGATCAGCGGTGAACAATGGGATATTCGGTGGACATTTCGATTCACCGGTTCCTTGCTCATTCTATCTGCTTTGGCGACAGCCGCCATGGTATTCTTGTGGTTCGGGCTACTGGCTCGTGCGCCTTTGAATCAACTGAACGTTTTCAGCTTCCTGACCCCGGCGCTTGGCCTGCTTATTGGCTATTTGTTCTTTGATGAACGGCTGCAACTCGTCCAGATCTTGGGAATCATTGTGATCATTTTTGGTATTGCCTTAATGCACACTAGCGACGCTGTCCTAGATCCTACCCATAAAGCAGGGCTTTCTTCGCCAATTAAACCACTAGGCTCGTGA
- a CDS encoding DUF5676 family membrane protein, translating to MNSSNAPGIHLRIIPLGNTLSLLLVISYLLCVGFGLVAPGQMRMYEAWAPLLPGFEWLTWTGFLIGLIEVYLYGWYIAVLFVPLYLWSSKDRH from the coding sequence ATGAACAGTTCGAACGCACCTGGGATCCATTTGCGTATCATCCCGTTAGGCAACACCCTGTCACTTCTGCTGGTAATCAGCTACCTGCTGTGCGTTGGCTTTGGCCTAGTCGCCCCGGGACAGATGCGCATGTATGAGGCGTGGGCACCGTTGCTACCTGGTTTTGAATGGCTTACGTGGACGGGATTTTTAATTGGATTGATAGAAGTCTATCTGTACGGTTGGTATATTGCCGTCTTGTTTGTCCCTTTGTACCTCTGGTCCTCAAAAGACAGACATTGA